A window from Mycobacterium botniense encodes these proteins:
- the rpsC gene encoding 30S ribosomal protein S3, with product MGQKINPHGFRLGITTDWKSRWYADKQYAEYIKEDVAIRRLLHTGLERAGIADVEIERTRDRVRVDIHTARPGIVIGRRGTEADRIRADLEKLTGKQVQLNILEVKNPESQAQLVAQGVAEQLSNRVAFRRAMRKAIQSAMRQPNVKGIRVQCSGRLGGAEMSRSEFYREGRVPLHTLRADIDYGLYEAKTTFGRIGVKVWIYKGDVVGGKRELAAPAPAGAERSRRERPSATRPRRSGAAGTAAAGTTEAGQGAPSTDEATVIGEPAQMQSTES from the coding sequence GTGGGCCAGAAGATCAACCCGCACGGCTTTCGTCTCGGCATCACCACCGACTGGAAGTCCCGCTGGTACGCCGACAAGCAGTATGCCGAATACATCAAAGAAGACGTTGCGATTCGGCGGTTGCTGCACACTGGGCTGGAGCGCGCGGGTATCGCCGACGTGGAGATTGAGCGGACCCGCGACCGCGTTCGCGTGGACATCCACACCGCCCGCCCCGGCATCGTCATCGGCCGCCGCGGCACCGAAGCCGACCGCATCCGTGCCGATTTAGAGAAGCTGACCGGTAAGCAGGTGCAGCTCAACATTCTTGAAGTGAAAAATCCTGAATCACAGGCCCAGTTGGTAGCCCAGGGAGTCGCTGAACAGTTGAGCAACCGGGTGGCGTTCCGGCGCGCCATGCGCAAAGCGATTCAGTCAGCAATGCGTCAGCCCAACGTCAAAGGCATCCGGGTGCAGTGCTCGGGGCGGCTTGGTGGTGCCGAGATGAGCCGCTCGGAGTTTTACCGGGAAGGCCGGGTCCCGCTGCACACGCTGCGCGCCGACATCGACTACGGGTTGTACGAGGCGAAAACCACGTTCGGCCGCATCGGTGTGAAAGTGTGGATCTATAAAGGCGATGTCGTCGGGGGCAAACGCGAATTGGCTGCCCCGGCCCCAGCGGGCGCCGAGCGTTCTCGCCGTGAGCGGCCCTCGGCCACACGGCCCCGCCGTAGCGGCGCTGCGGGCACTGCAGCCGCCGGTACCACCGAAGCCGGGCAGGGCGCTCCGAGCACTGACGAAGCGACGGTGATCGGCGAGCCGGCCCAGATGCAGAGCACGGAGAGCTAA
- the rplV gene encoding 50S ribosomal protein L22, with amino-acid sequence MTTTEFPSAVAKARFVRVSASKARRVIDLVRGKPVSDALDILRWAPQAASKPVAKVIASAAANAQNNNGLDPDSLVVATVYADEGPTAKRIRPRAQGRAFRIRRRTSHITVVVESRPVSNRRSLQSSRARRAQASKAASKAAEKAPTKKPATKAASKAAEKAPTKKAATKQPAQKRAAAKSTEPSATSSQTSEAKGGSR; translated from the coding sequence ATGACCACCACCGAATTTCCGTCTGCTGTCGCCAAAGCGCGGTTTGTGCGGGTGTCCGCGAGTAAGGCCCGCCGGGTGATCGACCTGGTGCGCGGCAAACCGGTCTCGGATGCACTCGACATCCTGCGGTGGGCGCCGCAGGCGGCCAGTAAACCGGTGGCCAAGGTGATCGCCAGCGCTGCGGCCAACGCCCAGAACAACAACGGCCTGGATCCGGACAGCCTGGTGGTTGCCACCGTCTACGCGGACGAAGGCCCCACGGCCAAGCGGATCCGTCCGCGCGCGCAGGGCCGCGCGTTCCGGATCCGCCGGCGCACCAGCCACATCACCGTGGTGGTCGAAAGCCGGCCGGTCAGCAACCGGCGATCGCTGCAGTCGTCGCGGGCCCGCCGTGCCCAAGCCAGCAAGGCGGCCAGCAAGGCGGCCGAGAAAGCGCCCACGAAGAAGCCGGCCACCAAGGCGGCCAGCAAGGCGGCCGAGAAAGCGCCCACGAAGAAGGCGGCCACCAAGCAGCCGGCCCAGAAACGCGCCGCCGCGAAATCCACGGAACCGTCGGCGACAAGCTCGCAGACTTCTGAAGCGAAGGGAGGCTCGCGCTAG
- the rpsS gene encoding 30S ribosomal protein S19 produces MPRSLKKGPFVDDHLLKKVDALNEKNTKQVIKTWSRRSTIIPDFIGHTFAVHDGRKHVPVFITEAMVGHKLGEFAPTRTFKGHIKDDRKSKRR; encoded by the coding sequence ATGCCACGCAGCCTGAAGAAGGGTCCATTCGTCGACGACCATCTGCTCAAGAAGGTCGATGCGCTAAACGAGAAGAACACCAAGCAGGTCATCAAGACCTGGTCGAGACGGTCGACGATTATTCCGGACTTCATCGGGCATACGTTCGCCGTGCACGATGGACGCAAGCACGTCCCGGTGTTCATCACCGAGGCAATGGTGGGTCACAAACTCGGTGAATTTGCACCGACGCGCACCTTCAAAGGCCATATCAAAGACGACCGGAAGAGCAAGCGGCGATGA
- the rplB gene encoding 50S ribosomal protein L2 has protein sequence MAIRKYKPTTPGRRGASVSDFAEITRSHPEKSLVRPLHSRGGRNAHGRITTRHRGGGHKRAYRIIDFRRNDKDGVNAKVAHIEYDPNRTANIALLHYFDGEKRYIIAPQGISQGDVLESGPNADIKPGNNLPLRNIPAGTLIHAVELRPGGGAKLARAAGSSIQLLGKEGSYASLRMPSGEIRRVDVRCRATVGEVGNAEQANINWGKAGRMRWKGRRPSVRGVVMNPVDHPHGGGEGKTSGGRHPVSPWGKPEGRTRKRHKLSDKLIVRRRRTGKKHSR, from the coding sequence ATGGCAATTCGCAAGTACAAGCCCACGACTCCCGGCCGTCGTGGTGCCAGTGTGTCCGATTTCGCGGAAATTACACGCTCGCATCCGGAAAAGTCGTTGGTACGTCCCCTGCACAGCCGTGGTGGACGCAACGCGCACGGCCGGATCACCACGCGCCACCGAGGTGGGGGACACAAGCGCGCCTACCGGATCATCGACTTCCGCCGCAACGACAAAGACGGCGTCAACGCCAAAGTCGCCCACATCGAATACGACCCGAACCGCACCGCGAATATCGCGTTGCTCCATTACTTCGACGGGGAAAAGCGTTATATCATTGCGCCGCAAGGTATTTCACAGGGAGATGTGTTGGAGTCAGGCCCCAACGCGGACATCAAGCCGGGCAACAATCTGCCGTTGCGCAACATTCCGGCGGGTACCTTGATTCACGCCGTGGAGCTGCGGCCGGGCGGTGGCGCCAAGCTCGCTCGCGCGGCGGGTTCGAGCATTCAGTTGCTCGGTAAAGAGGGCAGTTACGCCTCGCTGCGCATGCCCAGCGGTGAAATCCGCCGCGTCGACGTGCGCTGTCGCGCCACCGTCGGCGAGGTGGGCAACGCTGAGCAGGCAAATATCAACTGGGGCAAAGCCGGCCGGATGCGGTGGAAGGGCAGGCGGCCCTCGGTGCGCGGTGTTGTCATGAATCCGGTTGATCACCCGCACGGCGGCGGCGAGGGTAAAACCTCCGGCGGGCGTCACCCGGTCAGCCCCTGGGGGAAGCCCGAGGGACGGACTCGTAAGCGACACAAGCTGAGCGACAAGCTCATCGTTCGACGTCGGCGCACCGGCAAGAAGCACTCACGCTAG
- the rplW gene encoding 50S ribosomal protein L23: protein MATLTDPRDIILAPVISEKSYAMIDDNVYTFLVHPDSNKTQIKIAVEKIFSVKVASVNTANRQGKRKRTRTGYGKRKNTKRAIVTLAPGSKPIDLFGAPV, encoded by the coding sequence ATGGCGACTCTCACCGATCCCCGCGACATCATCCTCGCACCGGTCATCTCGGAGAAGTCCTACGCGATGATCGACGATAACGTCTACACCTTCCTGGTACATCCCGATTCGAACAAAACGCAGATCAAGATCGCTGTCGAAAAGATCTTTTCCGTCAAGGTTGCGTCGGTGAATACCGCAAATCGGCAGGGCAAGCGTAAACGCACCAGGACCGGATACGGCAAGCGTAAGAACACGAAACGCGCCATCGTGACGCTGGCACCCGGCAGCAAGCCGATCGACCTGTTCGGAGCACCGGTCTAG
- the rplD gene encoding 50S ribosomal protein L4 — protein sequence MASHTLTIDVKTPDGKVDGSIELPAELFDAPANIALMHQVVTAQLAAARQGTHSTKTRGEVRGGGRKPYRQKGTGRARQGSVRAPQFTGGGIVHGPKPRDYRQRTPKKMIAAALRGALSDRARNGRIHAVTELVSGEKPSTKSAKAFLGTLTTRKQVLVVIGRDDEIGAKSVRNLPGVHIVAPDQLNTYDVLRADDVVFSVAALTTYIAANTEKAQEVSA from the coding sequence ATGGCTTCCCATACCTTGACGATCGACGTGAAAACACCGGACGGCAAAGTCGACGGCTCCATCGAGCTGCCGGCTGAGCTGTTCGACGCCCCGGCCAATATCGCGCTGATGCACCAGGTGGTCACCGCGCAGCTCGCGGCCGCGAGGCAAGGCACGCACTCGACCAAAACGCGCGGGGAGGTTCGCGGCGGGGGTCGCAAACCCTACCGGCAGAAGGGTACCGGCCGGGCGCGGCAAGGTTCGGTGCGCGCGCCGCAGTTCACCGGCGGGGGGATCGTGCACGGCCCCAAGCCGCGCGATTACCGCCAGCGCACACCGAAGAAGATGATCGCAGCGGCCTTGCGCGGAGCGCTTTCCGACCGGGCGCGCAACGGCAGAATCCACGCGGTCACCGAGTTGGTGTCCGGGGAGAAACCCTCGACCAAGAGCGCGAAAGCTTTCCTGGGCACGCTGACAACTCGTAAACAGGTGCTCGTGGTTATCGGGCGCGATGATGAGATCGGCGCGAAAAGTGTACGCAACCTGCCTGGAGTGCACATCGTGGCGCCGGACCAGCTCAATACCTACGACGTGCTTCGCGCCGACGACGTGGTGTTTTCCGTCGCGGCCCTCACTACCTATATCGCCGCCAACACGGAGAAGGCCCAGGAGGTGTCGGCCTGA
- the rplC gene encoding 50S ribosomal protein L3 — translation MARKGILGTKLGMTQVFDENNRVVPVTVVKAGPNVVTRIRTPERDGYSAVQLAYGDISPRKVTKPLAGQYAAAGVNPRRHLAELRLDDPQAAAEYQVGQELTAAIFTDGSYVDITGTSKGKGFAGTMKRHGFRGQGAAHGAQAVHRRPGSIGGCATPARVFKGTRMAGRMGNKRVTVQNLVVHKVDAENGVLLIKGAVPGRVGGLVMVRSAIKRGEK, via the coding sequence ATGGCACGAAAAGGCATCCTGGGCACCAAGCTGGGCATGACACAGGTGTTCGACGAGAACAACAGGGTTGTTCCGGTGACGGTGGTCAAGGCCGGGCCCAACGTGGTGACCCGGATTCGCACCCCGGAACGCGATGGCTATAGCGCAGTGCAGCTGGCTTACGGTGATATCAGCCCACGGAAAGTCACCAAGCCGCTGGCCGGTCAATACGCCGCCGCGGGTGTCAACCCGCGCCGCCACCTGGCTGAACTGCGACTCGACGACCCGCAAGCAGCGGCCGAGTACCAGGTCGGCCAGGAGCTGACCGCCGCGATCTTCACCGATGGCAGCTACGTCGATATCACCGGGACCTCCAAGGGTAAGGGTTTTGCCGGCACCATGAAACGGCACGGGTTCCGTGGTCAGGGCGCTGCCCACGGCGCCCAGGCGGTGCACCGCCGTCCGGGCTCCATCGGCGGCTGTGCGACCCCGGCACGGGTGTTCAAAGGCACCCGGATGGCCGGCCGGATGGGCAACAAACGGGTGACCGTACAGAACCTGGTGGTGCACAAAGTTGATGCCGAGAACGGCGTACTGCTGATCAAAGGGGCGGTGCCCGGGCGCGTGGGCGGGCTCGTCATGGTCCGCAGCGCGATCAAACGAGGTGAGAAGTAA
- the rpsJ gene encoding 30S ribosomal protein S10, with amino-acid sequence MAGQKIRIRLKAYDHEAIDASARKIVETVVRTGASVVGPVPLPTEKNVYCVIRSPHKYKDSREHFEMRTHKRLIDILDPTPKTVDALMRIDLPASVDVNIQ; translated from the coding sequence GTGGCGGGACAGAAGATCCGCATCAGGCTCAAGGCCTACGACCACGAGGCGATTGACGCATCGGCGCGCAAGATCGTGGAGACTGTCGTGCGCACGGGCGCCAGCGTGGTCGGCCCGGTGCCGCTGCCGACCGAAAAAAACGTGTACTGCGTGATCCGCTCCCCGCACAAATACAAGGACTCGCGAGAGCACTTCGAAATGCGCACCCACAAGCGGCTGATCGACATCCTCGACCCGACACCCAAGACGGTTGACGCGCTGATGCGCATCGACTTGCCGGCCAGCGTCGACGTCAACATCCAGTAG